A region from the Azospirillaceae bacterium genome encodes:
- a CDS encoding PA2169 family four-helix-bundle protein produces MIPPTIPPTAVPAAAEQSVKVLNGLIEKTLDSALGYKDAAEEATNDSFKTLFSTRARQRRQLTTALQAEVISLGGQPETDGTVLGAARRMFVNLKNAVTGNDQSVVSAVEAGEDDIKSSFEQALQGDLPMPAREVVATCYDSIKADHDQMSTLKHALERR; encoded by the coding sequence ATGATCCCGCCGACAATTCCACCCACCGCCGTCCCGGCCGCCGCCGAACAGTCCGTGAAGGTGCTGAACGGCCTGATCGAGAAGACCCTGGACAGCGCGCTCGGCTACAAGGATGCCGCCGAGGAGGCGACCAACGACAGCTTCAAGACGCTGTTCTCCACCCGTGCGCGCCAGCGCCGCCAGCTGACCACCGCCCTGCAGGCCGAAGTCATCAGCCTGGGCGGCCAGCCGGAAACCGATGGCACGGTGCTGGGTGCGGCCCGTCGCATGTTCGTCAACCTCAAGAACGCCGTCACCGGCAACGACCAGAGCGTGGTCTCGGCGGTCGAGGCGGGCGAGGACGACATCAAGTCCAGCTTTGAGCAGGCCTTGCAGGGCGACCTGCCCATGCCGGCCCGTGAGGTGGTGGCCACCTGTTATGACAGCATCAAGGCCGACCACGACCAGATGAGCACGCTGAAGCACGCGCTGGAACGTCGTTAA
- a CDS encoding entericidin A/B family lipoprotein, with the protein MSTKLRALVLLSMLGMGALVSACHTTEGAGEDISASGHAISKEARKDTP; encoded by the coding sequence ATGTCGACCAAACTTCGCGCGCTTGTGCTGTTGTCCATGCTGGGCATGGGGGCGCTGGTCAGCGCCTGCCACACCACCGAGGGCGCCGGCGAGGATATCTCCGCCAGCGGCCACGCCATTTCCAAGGAAGCGCGCAAGGACACGCCGTAA